The following are encoded in a window of Acidobacteriota bacterium genomic DNA:
- a CDS encoding PPC domain-containing protein — protein sequence MRGLRWFLLSAFVATICWPSVLFGVEPVVFGEWSSNSYRNFVTLNAWVQPNGNDLRVFFNAESAIDRTGSVEVLVPAGDQLVLVSAPVLLPSCDERYDFQTFIWTDTYGITEGLGNTFFSFDCGRPEGICTVPIEPIACGGVASGETTATSLDQIADYSCNGGDYGAGQDVFVFSPAANGRITVTLDELAADLDLMVLRNRFTGCDASQCLYSSTEAGLDAETVTMAVTAGEQYFFAVDGAVGSAGAYRLSLVCDDRLLFADSFEGRSCWSSREPNPLPVRCGVPLLQP from the coding sequence TTCTTGCTCTCGGCATTCGTCGCCACGATCTGCTGGCCGTCGGTGCTCTTCGGGGTCGAGCCGGTGGTGTTCGGCGAGTGGTCCTCGAACAGCTATCGCAACTTCGTCACTCTCAATGCCTGGGTGCAGCCCAACGGCAACGATCTGAGGGTCTTCTTCAACGCCGAGAGTGCCATCGACCGCACCGGTTCGGTCGAGGTTCTGGTGCCGGCCGGTGACCAACTGGTGCTGGTGTCGGCGCCGGTCCTGCTGCCCAGTTGTGACGAGAGATACGACTTCCAGACCTTCATCTGGACCGACACCTACGGCATCACAGAAGGCCTTGGGAACACCTTTTTCAGTTTCGACTGTGGGCGACCGGAGGGAATCTGCACGGTGCCCATCGAGCCGATCGCCTGTGGGGGTGTCGCGAGCGGTGAAACCACCGCCACCTCACTCGATCAAATCGCCGACTATTCCTGCAACGGCGGCGACTACGGCGCCGGTCAGGACGTCTTCGTGTTCTCGCCGGCAGCCAACGGCCGGATCACGGTCACTCTCGATGAGCTCGCTGCCGACCTCGACCTGATGGTGTTGCGCAACCGGTTCACCGGCTGCGACGCCTCGCAGTGCCTCTACTCGAGCACCGAGGCGGGTCTCGATGCCGAGACGGTCACCATGGCGGTGACCGCCGGTGAGCAGTACTTCTTCGCCGTCGATGGCGCCGTCGGCAGTGCCGGTGCCTATCGCCTTTCGCTGGTGTGTGACGACCGCCTGCTGTTCGCCGACTCCTTCGAGGGTCGCTCCTGTTGGTCGAGCCGCGAACCCAACCCGCTGCCGGTCCGCTGCGGCGTTCCTCTGTTGCAACCTTGA